Below is a genomic region from Leucobacter exalbidus.
ACTGGGCGAGCAAATCGCGCGCTGAATCACGGGCGCGAATCAGGCTCGAAAGCCGGGCAACCGGGGTGCCCAGCGCGTCACCGGCCTCGAGTGGCACCGGCACATCAATGCGGGCCGACGCCGGCAGATCCTCGCGCAGCAGCTGCGCGCCCTCGGTCAACCGCATCGCGCGCGACGACGCCGAACCCTGCCACTGGGGCAGAACAAAAAACACGGGTTGAGACATTGCTACCTCGCTACATTTGCAACCTTGCACCGCGACCGGCGCTGATGCTCCAATGCTACGCCCCGCACCCCCGAACGGGCACAGGGCCGCGCGTGCAATGCGGGGGATCGGCGGCCTGCGGGGGTTGATCCGGATCGAACGCCCGTTAGTCGACGGTCACGAAGTCAATGAGCTGCTCCACCCGGCCCACCAGCTCGGGCTCGAGGTCACGAAAGTTACGCACGCGGCCGCGAATGCGGGCCCACGCCTCGGCGATGTCGGCGGGCTCGTCGCCGGGCCAGCCCAGCGCCCGGCAGATGCCCGTCTTCCACTCGATCGAGCGGGGAATGACGGGCCACTCGGCGAGGCCCACACGCTCAGGTTTCACAGCCTGCCAGACGTCGACATAGGGGTGGCCGACGATCATCACGTGGGCGCCATGCGGGCCGCGCGCAATGGCGTCGGCGATGCGCGTCTCCTTGCTGCCGCGCACGAGATGGTCGAGCAGTACGCCCGCCTTGCGGCCCGTCCCCGGCCCAAAATGGGCGAGCACCGCCTCGAGATTATCGGCGCCCTGCAGCATCTCAACCACCACGCCCTCGACCCGCAGATCGGCGCCCCACACCTGCTCAACGAGCTGGGCGTCGTGCTTGCCCTCCACAAAAATGCGGCTGGGCATGGCGACCCGCGCACGCTCTTGCGGGGCCGCAAATGACCCCGAAGCGGTGCGGGCGCGGCCGGCAGGTTTGCGCTTGGGCATCACGAGCGTGACCGGTTCGCCATCGATCATGAAGCCATCGGTGAGCGCGAAGGCGCGCAGCTTGCCGCGATAGTCCTCCAGCTGCACGAGCCCCTCGCGCACCCCCGTGACGGCGCCGCACCATTCGGTCTCAGAATGCTCCACGACGAGGCCGCGTGCCAGCGGCACCTCGCGCCGCGCTGCGGGCCCGCGGCGCGGTTTCATGCGGGCGATGGGATCGAGATCGTAACGGTCATCTAACACGATTTCGAGCCTACCCGGTGACACTGCATGACGGGGCTCGCATGCGCGCCGCGAGCGGTGCGATAGCGTGCAGGGGTGAGTGCACCAGAGCCCGAGACGCCCCAGCCCAAGCGTGGCCTCCGCGGGTTACTCGTTGACACCACCCCGTTGCGTGCCAGCCCGGCGTTCGCGAGGCTGTGGGCGGGCAGCGCGGTGGCCCAGATCGGGGCGCAGATCACCATCGTCACGGTCGGCCTGCACATCTATCACCTCACCGGCTCAACCCTCGCGGTGTCACTCGTCGCCCTGTGGGCCATCGGCCCGATGATTCTCGCCGGCTTCATCGGCGGCGCGCTCGCCGACACCTTCGACCGCCGCACCGTCGCCCTCATCACCGCGTGCGCGGCCTGGGTGAGCATCGGCACCCTCACCACCATCGCGTTTCTGGGCGTCACCGCCACCTGGCCCTACTACGCGCTCGCCGCAGTGAACGCCGCCTCGGCCACCATTTTGGGGGCCACCCGCGGGGCGATCCTGCCGCAACTCTTGCCCGCCCAGCTACTGCCGGCCGCCGCCGCACTCACCGGCATCACCATGGGGCTCGCGGTGACCGTCGGCCCCGCCGTCGCGGGCGTGCTCGTCGCCGGGGTCGGCTACCCGTGGACGTATCTCGCAGACGCCGTGCTCTTCACCGGAGCGTTTTTGGGCATCGCGAGCCTGCCGCGCATGACGCCCACGGGGCCGGGTGCCGCGCCAGGCCTCGGCTCAGTGCTCGAAAGCCTGCGCTTTTTGAAAACCGCCCCCAACGTGCGCGCCACCTTTGTGTGGGACCTCGTCGCCATGACGCTGGGCAACCCGCGCGTCGTGTTTCCCGCCGCCGGCGCCCTCGTGCTTGGCGGGGGAGCCGTCACCGTCGGCGCTCTCACCGCATCGTTCGCGATCGGTGCCCTTGTCAGTAGCCTGTTCTCGGGCCCGCTCGGCCGCGTGCACCGACAGGGTCGCGCCGTCACCTACGCCATCGCCGTCTTCGGCGTCTTCACGGCACTGTTCGGGATCGTGCTGCTCATCACTTTTCTCACGGCGGGCACCCAAGACGGGCGCGCCCCAATCGTGCCCGCCATCGTGCTCGCGGGGCTCGCCCTCGCCGGCACCGGCGCCGCAGACAACGTCAGTTCGGTGTTCCGCTCGACCATCTTGCAAACGGCGGCCCCCGACGAGGTGCGCGGCCGCATGCAGGGCCTCTTCTACGTCGTGGTCGCCGGCGGCCCCAGAGTGGGCGACCTGATCGCGGGCACCGTGGCCACCACCATCGCCCTGTGGGCTCCGCCGCTGCTGGGCGGCATCGCAATCGTCGGCATCATGCTCATTCTCGCCCGCTCAGCCAGCGGATTCTTGCACTACGACGCCCGCCACCCCACCCCGTAACCGGGCACACGCCAGCAGCTCGCGGCACGCCCGCCCCCACCAAAACTTTGCGGCCCGATCAAGTTTCGGCTGCTACGGTGCTGCTATGAGCACCGCAACGACGCAGCCCGAAACCACTCAGCCGCGGGTGTACGTACGCCGCGAAGGCGCCATCACCCGCATCACCCTCAACCGGCCCCGCGCCTTAAACGCGCTCACCAGCGACATGTTCGCCCTCGTGAAAGCGGGCGTGGCCGCCGCCCAAACCGACGGCTCACAAGCCATCGTGCTCGACGGCGCAGGCGACCGCGGCTTCTGCGGCGGCGGTGACATCAAACAGCTCTCCGGCCCCGGCAGCCGCGACATCCTCGCCCTCGAGTACAGCGTCGACTATGCGGTCGCCACCTCACAGGTGCCCGTCATCGGCATGATGGACGGCGTCACCATGGGCGGCGGCATCGGGTTGGCCGGTCACGCCCA
It encodes:
- a CDS encoding DUF3097 family protein; this translates as MLDDRYDLDPIARMKPRRGPAARREVPLARGLVVEHSETEWCGAVTGVREGLVQLEDYRGKLRAFALTDGFMIDGEPVTLVMPKRKPAGRARTASGSFAAPQERARVAMPSRIFVEGKHDAQLVEQVWGADLRVEGVVVEMLQGADNLEAVLAHFGPGTGRKAGVLLDHLVRGSKETRIADAIARGPHGAHVMIVGHPYVDVWQAVKPERVGLAEWPVIPRSIEWKTGICRALGWPGDEPADIAEAWARIRGRVRNFRDLEPELVGRVEQLIDFVTVD
- a CDS encoding MFS transporter; its protein translation is MSAPEPETPQPKRGLRGLLVDTTPLRASPAFARLWAGSAVAQIGAQITIVTVGLHIYHLTGSTLAVSLVALWAIGPMILAGFIGGALADTFDRRTVALITACAAWVSIGTLTTIAFLGVTATWPYYALAAVNAASATILGATRGAILPQLLPAQLLPAAAALTGITMGLAVTVGPAVAGVLVAGVGYPWTYLADAVLFTGAFLGIASLPRMTPTGPGAAPGLGSVLESLRFLKTAPNVRATFVWDLVAMTLGNPRVVFPAAGALVLGGGAVTVGALTASFAIGALVSSLFSGPLGRVHRQGRAVTYAIAVFGVFTALFGIVLLITFLTAGTQDGRAPIVPAIVLAGLALAGTGAADNVSSVFRSTILQTAAPDEVRGRMQGLFYVVVAGGPRVGDLIAGTVATTIALWAPPLLGGIAIVGIMLILARSASGFLHYDARHPTP